A segment of the Betaproteobacteria bacterium genome:
CTTTCGCAACGTCGGGCTTGCATTCTGAACCCCATGCAATCAGCGATCGCCGCCGCGGGCCCGGACCAGGACAACGTCATCGACGTGCGCGGCCTGTGGAGCCGCTTCGGCCACACCGTCGTGCACCGGGGCATCGACTTGAGCGTGCGGCGCGGCGAAGTGCTCGGCGTGGTGGGCGGCTCGGGCAGCGGCAAGACCACGCTGCTGCGCCAGATGCTGGGTCTGGAGCGGCCGTATCGGGGCAGCGTGAGGGTGTTCGGCATCGATCTCGACGCCTGCAGCGGTGCGCAGCTCGAATCGGTGCGCGGCCGCTGGGGCGTACTGTTCCAGAACGGCGCACTGTTCTCGGCGCTCAACGTCTACGACAATATCGCCTTGGCATTGCGCGAGCTGCGCACGCTGGACGAGGACGTGATCCGCGACCTGGTGATCTCGAAGCTGCAGATGGTCGGCATCGAAGCGCAGCATGCC
Coding sequences within it:
- a CDS encoding ATP-binding cassette domain-containing protein translates to MQSAIAAAGPDQDNVIDVRGLWSRFGHTVVHRGIDLSVRRGEVLGVVGGSGSGKTTLLRQMLGLERPYRGSVRVFGIDLDACSGAQLESVRGRWGVLFQNGALFSALNVYDNIALALRELRTLDEDVIRDLVISKLQMVGIEAQHAAKMPAQLSGGMIKRIGLARALALDPELLFLDEPTAGLDPDRSESFVALIEELRREMRLSVVMVTHDLDTLVSLADRVAVLCEQRLLAVGPLREITALDHPFVCNFFQGERGRRALEVLEDVQRLMPI